One genomic segment of Hevea brasiliensis isolate MT/VB/25A 57/8 chromosome 3, ASM3005281v1, whole genome shotgun sequence includes these proteins:
- the LOC110642469 gene encoding uncharacterized protein LOC110642469 isoform X2, whose product MLQCKSHSENMFDVSKKRKLQADQFGLPFPKHKCWDNHSSPKTLPMLEENQEAEDLIANEVKESDARHAMEDVSDLESAEDSNSFVGDSDSAMSVYGEGEVKFETEVSKLGPSNGPSSSLLNWGQSNCKDIQCSLNSATATSTGGAGKDEPAFVAGEHDLYHYELRQDLDEPIVEFGSHFDYACSQDGIDSIEPCIDKELDDILNSNGVNPNVYVLSSGRWSVNQGVVH is encoded by the exons TAAATCACACAGTGAGAACATGTTTGACGTGAGCAAGAAAAGAAAGTTACAGGCAGATCAATTCGGCTTGCCTTTCCCAAAGCATAAGTGCTGGGATAATCATTCATCGCCCAAAACTCTTCCAATGTTGGAAGAAAACCAAGAAGCAGAAGACTTAATTGCAAACGAAGTTAAGGAAAGTGATGCGAGACATGCTATGGAGGATGTGTCAGATCTTGAATCAGCAGAAGATAGTAACAGCTTTGTTGGAGATTCTGACTCTGCCATGTCTGTATATGGGGAAGGGGAAGTTAAATTTGAAACAGAAGTTTCAAAGCTAGGGCCTTCTAATGGGCCCTCTTCTTCATTGTTGAATTGGGGCCAAAGCAATTGTAAGGATATTCAATGTTCCTTGAACAGCGCTACAGCAACGTCTACGGGTGGTGCTGGCAAAGATGAACCTGCTTTTGTAGCAGGGGAGCATGATCTTTACCATTATGAATTACGTCAGGATCTTGATGAGCCCATTGTAGAATTTGGAAGCCATTTTGATTATGCTTGCTCTCAAGATGGAATTGACAGCATTGAACCATGTATAGATAAGGAGCTTGATGATATTTTAAATTCTAATGGGGTTAATCCAAATGTGTATGTCCTATCTTCTGGAAGATGGAGTGTTAACCAAG GGGTGGTCCATTGA
- the LOC110642469 gene encoding protein FAR-RED-ELONGATED HYPOCOTYL 1-LIKE isoform X1, with product MLQCKSHSENMFDVSKKRKLQADQFGLPFPKHKCWDNHSSPKTLPMLEENQEAEDLIANEVKESDARHAMEDVSDLESAEDSNSFVGDSDSAMSVYGEGEVKFETEVSKLGPSNGPSSSLLNWGQSNCKDIQCSLNSATATSTGGAGKDEPAFVAGEHDLYHYELRQDLDEPIVEFGSHFDYACSQDGIDSIEPCIDKELDDILNSNGVNPNVYVLSSGRWSVNQDAQRGTRKPTIDQEFEQYFSMLML from the exons TAAATCACACAGTGAGAACATGTTTGACGTGAGCAAGAAAAGAAAGTTACAGGCAGATCAATTCGGCTTGCCTTTCCCAAAGCATAAGTGCTGGGATAATCATTCATCGCCCAAAACTCTTCCAATGTTGGAAGAAAACCAAGAAGCAGAAGACTTAATTGCAAACGAAGTTAAGGAAAGTGATGCGAGACATGCTATGGAGGATGTGTCAGATCTTGAATCAGCAGAAGATAGTAACAGCTTTGTTGGAGATTCTGACTCTGCCATGTCTGTATATGGGGAAGGGGAAGTTAAATTTGAAACAGAAGTTTCAAAGCTAGGGCCTTCTAATGGGCCCTCTTCTTCATTGTTGAATTGGGGCCAAAGCAATTGTAAGGATATTCAATGTTCCTTGAACAGCGCTACAGCAACGTCTACGGGTGGTGCTGGCAAAGATGAACCTGCTTTTGTAGCAGGGGAGCATGATCTTTACCATTATGAATTACGTCAGGATCTTGATGAGCCCATTGTAGAATTTGGAAGCCATTTTGATTATGCTTGCTCTCAAGATGGAATTGACAGCATTGAACCATGTATAGATAAGGAGCTTGATGATATTTTAAATTCTAATGGGGTTAATCCAAATGTGTATGTCCTATCTTCTGGAAGATGGAGTGTTAACCAAG ATGCTCAGCGTGGTACCAGAAAACCAACCATTGATCAAGAATTTGAGCAGTACTTTTCCATGCTTATGCTGTAG